One Candidatus Kuenenbacteria bacterium genomic window, TTTCCCGTAGGCATATATTTTTATTTAATAATAATGTATATATTACATTATAACATGTTTTAAAAAGGGCGGGTATCAACCCGCCCTTTTTCATTATTATTCCTTCCACCTTTGCCCTTTTGGTTTACATCATCCCCTCTCCCATGCCATGGCTGTGTATTGGCTCCTTCTTTTCTGGCAACTCTACCACTACCGCCTCGGTCGTCAAAAGTAAAGCCGCAATCGAAGCCGCATTCTGTAGGGCCGATCTTGTCACCTTGGTCGGGTCAATAATTCCTGCCTCCACCAAGTCCTCATATTTATTTGCTTTTGCATTATAACCAAAATTTCCTTCGTGTTTCTTTATCTCTTCAACTACTACTGCACCATCTTTACCGGCATTAAAGGCGATCTGTTTGGCTGGCTCCTCTAAGGCTCTTTTTAATATATTCAAACCAATCTGTTCCTCTCCTTCAAATTTTAAATCACCGATCTGTTGCAGTGCTCTGATCAAAGCCACACCACCGCCTACTACTACTCCCTCGTCAACTGCCGCTTTTGTCGCTGATAGAGCATCTTCTATTCTGTGTTTCTTTTCTTTCATTTCTGTTTCTGTAGCCGCCCCGACTTTCAAAACCGCTACTCCGCCAGACAACTTGGCCAGCCTCTCTTGCAATTTTTCTTTATCAAAAGAAGAATCCGCCAACTCCATCTCTTTTTTAATCTTGGCAATTCTTTCTTCAATCGCTTTTTTATCTCCTTTACCTTCCACTATAGTTGAATTTTCTTTGGTTGCTACTACTTTTCTAGCTTCTCCCAAATCAGACAAATCAGCATTATCCAATTTCAATCCTACCTCTTCAGAAATCACCCTTGCCCCTGTCAAAACAGCGATATCCTCGAGCGTTTCTTTCTTTCTATCACCATAGCCTGGCGCCTTTATACCGAGCACGTTCAAAATACCGCGCAACTTATTCACCACAAAAGTCGCCAAGGCCTCTCCCTCTATTTCATCAGCAACAATCACTAGATCTTTGCGTCCGCTCTGAGCCACTTTTTCCAAAACCGGCAATATATCATTAATCGCAGATATTTTTCTGTCTGTCACCAATATATATGGTTCCTGCCAAACTGCTTCCATCCTATTTGGGTCTGTCACCATATATGGAGATACATATCCCTTGTCAAATTGCATCCCCTCAACTATTTCTTTTTTTACTCCGAGTTCCTGTGATTCCTCTACTGTTATTACTCCATCCTTACCCACCTCTTTCATCACCTCGGCAATCATCTTCCCAATTTCCGAATCATTCGCAGAAATAGCCGCCACATGGGCGATATCTTCATTGGATTTTACTGGCTTAGAAACATTATCTTTTAATACCCGAACGATTTCCTCTACTCCTTTTTCAATGCCTCTTTTAATGTCTGGTGCGCTGCCCCCGGCCGCTACATTTTTGATACCCTCGCTGATTATGCTTTGTGCCAAAAGAGTTGCCGTAGTGGTACCATCACCCGCTACATCGTTTGTTTTGGTGGCCACCTCTTTCAAGAGTTCTGCCCCGATATTTTCAAATTTATCTTCCAACTCTATCTCCTTGGCTACTGTTACTCCGTCCTTTGTAATAGTTGGTGAACCGAAACTCTCGCCCAAAACAACGTTTCTCCCTTTTGGACCAAGTGTCACCTTTACTGCATTGGCCAATTTGTCTACGCCAGCCTTCAGGCCTTGTCTTGCTTTTTCGTCAAATAAAATTTGCTTCGCCATATTTTTAAAATAATTAATTTATAAAAATTATTTTTCTATTATCGCAATGATCTCCGACTCCGATAAAACCAAAAAATTTTCACCGTCAATTTTTATCTCATCCGGTGCATATTTCTTAAATAATATTTTTTCTCCTACTTTTACCGACATTGGCAATTTGTTACCATTATCGAGCACCCTACCCTCGCCTACGGCCACCACTTCTGCCTGTTCTGGCTTTTCTTTGGCTGTATCGGGCAAAACTATTCCCGACCTTGTTGTTTTGTCTTCCGCTATTGGCTTGGCAATCAGATGATCGCCCAGAGGTTTTAATTTCATAAATACTCCTTTTCTCCCTACCGGGTATTTGCCCCAGTATGGTTATTTAATTTATAATTTAGCACTCTAATTACTCAAGTGCTAATTTCTATCTTATATTATCTTAAAACAACAAAAAAAACCTGTCAAGGCCAACAGGCGTTCCTATCTTTTTATAACAAAAAATGGCTAAAATAAAACAACTATACTTCTCTTGCGAATAATCCCAACCCCAAAAATACGCCATATAAACCTGCTGGTAAGGTCCAAAAAT contains:
- the groL gene encoding chaperonin GroEL (60 kDa chaperone family; promotes refolding of misfolded polypeptides especially under stressful conditions; forms two stacked rings of heptamers to form a barrel-shaped 14mer; ends can be capped by GroES; misfolded proteins enter the barrel where they are refolded when GroES binds), whose translation is MAKQILFDEKARQGLKAGVDKLANAVKVTLGPKGRNVVLGESFGSPTITKDGVTVAKEIELEDKFENIGAELLKEVATKTNDVAGDGTTTATLLAQSIISEGIKNVAAGGSAPDIKRGIEKGVEEIVRVLKDNVSKPVKSNEDIAHVAAISANDSEIGKMIAEVMKEVGKDGVITVEESQELGVKKEIVEGMQFDKGYVSPYMVTDPNRMEAVWQEPYILVTDRKISAINDILPVLEKVAQSGRKDLVIVADEIEGEALATFVVNKLRGILNVLGIKAPGYGDRKKETLEDIAVLTGARVISEEVGLKLDNADLSDLGEARKVVATKENSTIVEGKGDKKAIEERIAKIKKEMELADSSFDKEKLQERLAKLSGGVAVLKVGAATETEMKEKKHRIEDALSATKAAVDEGVVVGGGVALIRALQQIGDLKFEGEEQIGLNILKRALEEPAKQIAFNAGKDGAVVVEEIKKHEGNFGYNAKANKYEDLVEAGIIDPTKVTRSALQNAASIAALLLTTEAVVVELPEKKEPIHSHGMGEGMM
- a CDS encoding co-chaperone GroES; translation: MKLKPLGDHLIAKPIAEDKTTRSGIVLPDTAKEKPEQAEVVAVGEGRVLDNGNKLPMSVKVGEKILFKKYAPDEIKIDGENFLVLSESEIIAIIEK